The following DNA comes from Phytohabitans rumicis.
GTCCAGCGACCTTCCGGCGTGTGTCGAGATGTCACCGGGCGTGCTGGTGCGACACGTGAACTCCGGACCGTTCGAGGGACTCGCCAAGGAGGACCTGCCGGGCCAGATGTGCGCGTTCACCAACGGGGTGCTGCGCGCCGAGGCAGCCCACCCGCCGGGCTTCTACGACATGATCCACTCGCACTACTGGCTGTCCGGGCAGGTCGGCTGGCTCGCCAAGGAGCGCTGGGGCGTGCCGCTGGTGCACACCGCGCACACCCTCGCCAAGGTCAAGAACGTCCAGCTCGCCGCCGGGGACCGGCCCGAACCGGTGGCCCGGGTCGTCGGCGAGGAGCAGGTGGTGGCCGTGGCCGACCGGCTCGTCGCCAACACCCAGGTCGAGGCGCACGACCTGATCGCCCGCTACGACGCCGACCCGCGCCGGGTCGCGGTGGTGGAGCCCGGCGTCGACCTCGACCGCTTCCGCCCGGCCTGCACCGGGCGCGAGGCCGCGGCGCGACTCGCCGCCCGCCGCCAGCTCGGTTTGCCGGAGCGCGGGTACGTCGTCGCGTTCGTCGGCCGCATCCAGCCGCTGAAGGCCCCCGATGTGCTCCTGCGTGCCCTCGCCGCGCTGCGCCACCGCGACCCCGAGCTGGCCGACCAGGTCACCGTCGTGGTGTGCGGCGGGCCGAGCGGCAGCGGGCTGGACCGGCCGACCGCGCTCATGGAGCTGGCCGCCGGGCTCGACATCGCCGACTCGGTGCGCTTCCTGCCGCCGCAGACCGGCGACGACCTGCCGGCCCTCTACCGGGCGGCCGACCTGGTGGCCGTGCCCTCGTACAACGAGTCGTTCGGGCTGGTGGCCCTGGAGGCGCAGGCGTGCGGTACGCCCGTCGTGGCGGCGGCCGTCGGCGGACTGGTGACCGCGGTCCGGGACGGCGTGAGCGGCGTACTCGTGGACGGGCACGACCCGGTCGACTGGGCGACCGTGCTCGGCAAGCTGCTCGCGGCGCCGGCCCAGCGCGAGGCGCTCGCTCGGGGCGCGGTCGGACACGCGCAGAACTTCTCCTGGGAGCGTACGGCCTCCGGCCTGCTCGCCGTCTACCGTGAGGCGGTGACCGAGCACCGCGGCCGGATCGCCGCCGAGTTGGCCCTCGGAGCCGGGGTGTGAGCCGCGCCGACGTCGCCGCACTCATCGAGCGCGTCTGCGCCTCGCTCGCGCTTCCGTGCGAGCCCACCGGCGAGCACTCGTACGCGGTGACGCTCGCCGGCACCCACAAGCTCAAGACGATCTGCAACCTCATCGTCGGCGAGCACGCGCTGCGGGTCGAGGCGTTCGTGATGCGGCAGCCCGACGAGCGGCGCGAAGAGCTGTGGGCCTGGCTGCTGCAGCGCAACTCCCGCATGTACGGGGTCGCGTTCTCCATCGACGCCGTCGGCGACGTCTACCTCACCGGGCGGGTGGGGCTGCGCGGCCTCGACGAGGAGGAGCTGGACCGGCTGCTGGGCTCGGTGCTGAGCTACGCCGACGACTGGTTCGACACGATGCTGGAGATCGGCTTCGGTACGGCGATTCGCCGCGAGTGGGAGTGGCGGGTCAAGCGCGGAGAGTCGCTGGCGAACCTCCAGGCGTTCGCGCACATGTTCGTTGTGGACACTGACGCTTCCGACCGGCAGACACGCGGTGTGACGGGCGAGACAAGTTAACCGTCTTGCCTGTGCAAACGCTTGCAACGTAACGTCATCTACACGCGCCGCGCCTGGTGAGTTCGGGGGAACTCCGGTCCGATTCGGACCGTACATCCGGGCATCGGCGCCGGGGATGGGTGGCTCTAAACGCCGTTGGGGGACGGCACCACCTAAGACCGGCGGCGAGAGCGGACGACGCTTACGGGGGTGAGTGTCGTCCGCCGCCGCCGGCCGCGTCCTTCCCCCCGCCCCCTCCCGCGCCGCCCTCCGTGCGTCCCTCCCTCCGCGTCCCCCTCTCCGCGTCGATCAGTCAAGAGACGGATTTGTGAGGTCTCGATCAATCGCCTGACATGGGGAAACTCGTGCGGCCCGTTGGACCTCCCTGGCGGTACGGACCGCGCGACCACGGCCGCAAGTCATGCTCGTAGCGGCACGGCTGCTCACAGCGCGGCCTAGTGTGTGCTGCACGTCAAGTAGCCGCCGTTGCGCATCGCCGCCGTCCAAGCCCTTACTAGGGGCCAAGGGTATCTTTGCCTAGCTGTCGCGCCCGTTCATGC
Coding sequences within:
- the mshA gene encoding D-inositol-3-phosphate glycosyltransferase, with translation MPRRIATLSVHTSPLDQPGTGDAGGLNVYVVEIARRLAGAGVEVEIFTRATSSDLPACVEMSPGVLVRHVNSGPFEGLAKEDLPGQMCAFTNGVLRAEAAHPPGFYDMIHSHYWLSGQVGWLAKERWGVPLVHTAHTLAKVKNVQLAAGDRPEPVARVVGEEQVVAVADRLVANTQVEAHDLIARYDADPRRVAVVEPGVDLDRFRPACTGREAAARLAARRQLGLPERGYVVAFVGRIQPLKAPDVLLRALAALRHRDPELADQVTVVVCGGPSGSGLDRPTALMELAAGLDIADSVRFLPPQTGDDLPALYRAADLVAVPSYNESFGLVALEAQACGTPVVAAAVGGLVTAVRDGVSGVLVDGHDPVDWATVLGKLLAAPAQREALARGAVGHAQNFSWERTASGLLAVYREAVTEHRGRIAAELALGAGV
- a CDS encoding YbjN domain-containing protein, yielding MSRADVAALIERVCASLALPCEPTGEHSYAVTLAGTHKLKTICNLIVGEHALRVEAFVMRQPDERREELWAWLLQRNSRMYGVAFSIDAVGDVYLTGRVGLRGLDEEELDRLLGSVLSYADDWFDTMLEIGFGTAIRREWEWRVKRGESLANLQAFAHMFVVDTDASDRQTRGVTGETS